From Desulfovibrio inopinatus DSM 10711, the proteins below share one genomic window:
- a CDS encoding Na(+)-translocating NADH-quinone reductase subunit C yields MSNDSTKKVFVVAFSLCLVCSLLVSAAAVGLKPIQEENKVLERKENILKAAGIYKEDVAIDDLYKQIEPKVVDLATGEYVDMDAVAYDQRKAAKDPAMNVKIAGEDDQAGIGQRAKYASVYLLKDGDKIKRIVLPIHGKGLWSTMYGFIALAPDFTTIKNFGFYEHGETPGLGGEVDNPNWKALWIDKKAYNDKGEPVITVIKGTVSPDSPKASYEIDGLAGATLTARGVTNLVQYWLGMGGFEPYLKRLAAEGGKQNG; encoded by the coding sequence GTGTCTAACGATTCCACGAAAAAAGTATTCGTTGTGGCGTTTTCCCTGTGCCTTGTCTGCTCGCTGCTCGTGTCTGCTGCAGCCGTAGGCCTGAAACCGATCCAGGAAGAAAACAAAGTTCTGGAGCGCAAGGAAAACATTCTCAAAGCCGCAGGCATCTATAAAGAAGATGTGGCTATTGATGATCTCTACAAACAAATTGAACCGAAAGTTGTCGACCTGGCCACGGGTGAGTACGTGGACATGGATGCGGTCGCCTATGATCAGCGCAAAGCTGCAAAAGATCCGGCAATGAATGTCAAAATTGCTGGTGAAGACGATCAGGCTGGCATTGGACAGCGTGCCAAGTATGCCAGTGTCTATCTGCTCAAAGACGGCGATAAGATTAAACGTATTGTATTGCCCATCCATGGCAAGGGCTTGTGGTCCACGATGTACGGGTTCATCGCTCTTGCTCCGGATTTCACGACAATCAAAAACTTCGGTTTTTATGAACACGGTGAGACTCCGGGTCTGGGTGGCGAAGTTGATAATCCGAACTGGAAAGCTCTCTGGATAGACAAGAAGGCCTATAATGATAAGGGCGAGCCTGTCATTACAGTCATCAAGGGTACGGTGAGCCCCGACAGCCCCAAAGCCAGTTATGAGATTGATGGGTTGGCCGGTGCTACACTGACAGCCCGCGGTGTCACCAACCTGGTCCAATACTGGCTGGGTATGGGCGGTTTCGAACCCTACCTCAAGCGACTCGCGGCCGAGGGAGGTAAGCAAAATGGCTAA
- a CDS encoding NADH:ubiquinone reductase (Na(+)-transporting) subunit D, which yields MAKFKEVLLKPLVVDNPIAVQILGICSALAVTTKLETAFVMSLAVIFVTAASNASVSAIRKHIPSSIRIIVMMTIIATLVIIVDQFLKAFAYGISKQLSVFVGLIITNCIVMGRAEAFAMQNDPKLSLADGIGNGLGYGLVLVTVAFLREFFGSGKVFGLSILKLTSEGGWYEPNGLMLLPPSAFFIIGLLIWSVNIYEKRKSKR from the coding sequence ATGGCTAAATTCAAGGAAGTCCTGCTTAAACCGCTTGTTGTGGATAACCCCATTGCTGTTCAGATCCTCGGGATTTGTTCTGCTTTGGCTGTTACCACCAAGCTCGAAACGGCGTTTGTGATGAGCTTGGCCGTTATCTTCGTAACAGCTGCGTCTAACGCCTCGGTCAGCGCCATCCGGAAGCATATCCCATCGAGTATTCGTATCATCGTCATGATGACCATCATCGCGACGTTGGTTATCATCGTTGACCAGTTCCTCAAGGCGTTTGCATACGGGATCAGCAAGCAGTTGTCCGTTTTTGTCGGTCTCATCATCACCAACTGCATCGTTATGGGTCGTGCGGAAGCCTTTGCCATGCAAAACGATCCTAAACTGAGCCTTGCCGATGGTATCGGTAACGGTTTGGGATACGGCCTTGTTCTTGTAACGGTCGCCTTTTTGCGTGAGTTTTTTGGCTCGGGCAAAGTGTTCGGCTTAAGCATTCTCAAGCTGACCTCCGAAGGTGGTTGGTATGAGCCCAACGGTCTCATGCTTTTACCGCCGAGCGCCTTCTTCATCATCGGGCTCCTTATTTGGTCCGTGAATATCTATGAAAAACGGAAGAGTAAGCGCTAA
- the nqrE gene encoding NADH:ubiquinone reductase (Na(+)-transporting) subunit E has translation MEHLINIFVKSIFIENMALAFFLGMCTYLAVSKKVATALGLGVAVVVVMTITVPVNNLLYNFFLREGALAWAGFPNTDLTFVGLISYIGVIAALVQILEMTLDKYVPSLYNALGIFLPLITVNCAILGASLFMVERDYNFAESVTFGFGSGVGWALAIVVLAGIREKMKYSDVPPELDGLGITFIVVGLMSFGFLSFSGIQM, from the coding sequence GTGGAACACTTAATCAATATATTCGTTAAATCGATTTTTATCGAAAACATGGCCCTGGCCTTCTTCCTGGGCATGTGCACCTACTTGGCAGTGTCCAAGAAGGTTGCCACTGCCCTGGGACTTGGCGTTGCCGTTGTCGTCGTTATGACGATTACGGTCCCGGTCAATAACCTGTTGTACAACTTCTTCCTGCGTGAAGGTGCCTTGGCCTGGGCCGGATTTCCCAATACCGACCTGACCTTTGTTGGCCTGATTTCATATATCGGCGTTATCGCGGCGCTCGTCCAGATTCTGGAAATGACCCTCGATAAATATGTGCCTTCGCTGTACAACGCGTTGGGCATCTTTCTGCCGCTGATTACTGTTAACTGCGCCATCTTGGGTGCCTCGCTCTTTATGGTTGAGCGAGACTACAACTTCGCCGAATCCGTGACCTTTGGTTTCGGTTCGGGTGTAGGTTGGGCACTGGCCATTGTTGTCTTGGCCGGTATTCGCGAAAAAATGAAGTACTCGGATGTTCCGCCTGAACTCGACGGACTTGGCATCACATTTATTGTGGTTGGCCTCATGTCGTTTGGGTTCCTGTCGTTTTCCGGCATCCAGATGTAG
- the nqrF gene encoding NADH:ubiquinone reductase (Na(+)-transporting) subunit F: MVEIILGVVMFTGVVLALCVFILLARAKLVPSGEVSIEINGDPEKNLSVRPGAKLLGALAEKEIYIPSACGGGGSCGQCKCKVHEGGGDILPTETSHVSKREAREGVRLACQVNVKQDMKIEVPAEIFDIRKWECTVKSNIPRATFIKELTLQLPEGENVDFRAGGYIQIEAPAHTVHYKDFEVGDRFKDDWDKFNLWRYTSVVKEPIMRAYSMANYPEEKGIIMLNVRVCPPPPFAPDAPPGQMSSFIYNLKPGDKVTISGPYGEFFARDTDAEMIFIGGGAGMAPMRSHIFDQLKRLSSTRKISYWYGARSLREMFYVDEFDKLAEECPNFSWHVALSDPMPEDNWTGYTGFIHQVLYENYIKDHPAPEDCEFYMCGPPMMASAVENMLMSQGVEKENIMYDNFGG; this comes from the coding sequence ATGGTTGAGATCATACTCGGCGTAGTGATGTTCACCGGCGTGGTCCTTGCGCTGTGCGTGTTCATCCTGCTCGCCCGGGCCAAACTTGTCCCGAGCGGAGAGGTGAGCATCGAAATCAACGGAGATCCGGAAAAAAACCTTTCGGTTAGACCCGGTGCAAAACTCCTTGGCGCATTGGCCGAAAAAGAAATATACATTCCTTCCGCTTGCGGTGGGGGTGGCTCCTGCGGGCAGTGCAAATGTAAAGTTCACGAAGGTGGCGGCGATATTCTGCCCACAGAAACCTCGCATGTCAGCAAGCGCGAAGCCCGCGAAGGCGTTCGTCTTGCCTGCCAGGTGAACGTTAAACAAGACATGAAGATTGAAGTTCCGGCAGAAATCTTCGATATCAGAAAATGGGAATGCACGGTTAAATCCAACATTCCGCGCGCGACCTTCATCAAAGAACTTACGCTGCAGCTGCCTGAAGGCGAAAATGTCGACTTCCGCGCTGGTGGTTACATCCAGATCGAAGCTCCGGCGCATACCGTCCACTACAAAGATTTCGAAGTGGGCGATCGGTTCAAAGACGACTGGGATAAGTTCAACTTGTGGCGCTACACTTCGGTGGTCAAGGAACCCATCATGCGGGCCTATTCCATGGCCAACTACCCCGAAGAAAAGGGCATCATCATGCTCAACGTGCGCGTTTGTCCGCCGCCTCCGTTTGCTCCGGATGCGCCTCCGGGACAAATGTCCTCGTTCATCTACAACCTTAAGCCCGGCGATAAAGTTACCATTTCCGGTCCGTACGGTGAATTCTTCGCCCGCGATACCGATGCAGAAATGATCTTTATCGGTGGTGGTGCTGGTATGGCTCCGATGCGCTCGCATATCTTTGACCAGCTCAAACGCCTCAGCTCCACGCGCAAAATCAGCTACTGGTACGGTGCTCGCAGCCTGCGCGAAATGTTCTATGTTGATGAGTTCGACAAACTCGCCGAAGAGTGCCCGAACTTCTCATGGCATGTCGCGCTGTCCGACCCGATGCCTGAAGACAACTGGACCGGATACACCGGCTTCATTCACCAGGTCCTGTACGAAAACTACATTAAGGACCATCCTGCTCCGGAAGATTGTGAATTCTATATGTGTGGGCCACCGATGATGGCTTCCGCTGTGGAAAACATGCTGATGTCTCAGGGCGTGGAAAAAGAAAACATCATGTATGACAACTTCGGTGGCTAA
- a CDS encoding FAD:protein FMN transferase gives MKRLSGSLVSLVTLIALVCVLGGCSGESEPVRLQGQAIGTTYSVVVYGLPDGMSNDALTKGVGRVVADVNAVMSLFKPDSELSRFNARQGLDWFPVSKELAEVVQTAQAVNRMTDGAFDITVAPLVNLWGFGPDKRPDVIPPDAEIEEALHSVGSNLVEVRLDPPALKKLKSGITLDLAAIAKGYCVDAVSNWLDSHGVTAFMVEIGGEVRTKGTKPGNIPWRIAVEKPVTTERAIQAVITLTGKAMATSGDYRNYFEVDGKRYSHMIDPTTGRPITHTLVSVSVTDDTCTRADALATGLMVLGPEKGIAVAKKEGLSAFFISKTADGFVETATGDFPQHETLK, from the coding sequence ATGAAGCGGTTATCGGGTTCTTTGGTCTCTCTCGTCACGCTCATCGCTTTGGTGTGTGTTCTTGGCGGTTGCAGCGGTGAATCCGAGCCCGTGCGGCTGCAGGGACAAGCGATTGGCACGACATATTCCGTTGTCGTCTATGGCCTTCCCGACGGTATGTCGAACGATGCCTTGACGAAAGGCGTTGGACGTGTCGTTGCTGATGTCAATGCGGTAATGTCTCTGTTTAAACCCGATTCCGAATTGTCCCGTTTCAATGCCCGCCAAGGGCTTGATTGGTTTCCCGTCTCCAAGGAATTAGCCGAGGTCGTGCAAACGGCTCAAGCGGTAAATAGGATGACGGACGGAGCGTTCGATATCACAGTCGCTCCACTGGTCAATTTGTGGGGGTTTGGTCCTGATAAACGACCGGATGTCATCCCACCCGATGCCGAGATTGAAGAGGCGTTGCATAGTGTCGGATCGAATCTCGTTGAAGTGCGTCTCGATCCACCGGCACTCAAGAAGCTCAAGTCAGGCATTACCCTTGATTTGGCCGCTATTGCCAAAGGGTATTGCGTGGATGCGGTAAGCAATTGGCTCGATAGCCACGGTGTTACCGCGTTCATGGTGGAAATCGGTGGGGAAGTTCGGACCAAAGGTACAAAGCCGGGCAATATACCCTGGCGAATTGCCGTGGAAAAACCGGTGACTACGGAACGTGCCATTCAGGCCGTTATCACGCTTACCGGTAAGGCTATGGCGACATCGGGCGATTACCGGAATTACTTTGAAGTAGACGGTAAACGCTATTCCCACATGATCGATCCGACCACGGGACGTCCCATCACCCACACGCTTGTTTCGGTCAGCGTAACAGATGATACCTGTACTCGTGCCGATGCCTTGGCTACAGGCCTCATGGTACTTGGACCGGAAAAAGGTATTGCTGTTGCGAAAAAAGAAGGATTGTCCGCGTTTTTCATCAGCAAAACGGCGGATGGATTCGTTGAGACCGCAACGGGCGATTTCCCCCAACACGAAACACTGAAGTGA
- a CDS encoding ferritin family protein, protein MTSQTARDVIDQTKAFHKKLGNFYQELSDKVERERVKILLEYMSRHHDNLAAIMDEYEESVSESILDTWFMYVHKECDLTPFFDANLGSDMTAQQVIKVAMELDQCLLETYEAMLQNEIPDNVSEVFQNMLEMEKQEKIALAKDALMIEDM, encoded by the coding sequence ATGACAAGCCAGACCGCCAGAGATGTCATTGATCAGACCAAAGCGTTTCACAAAAAGTTGGGTAATTTTTATCAAGAATTGTCCGACAAGGTTGAACGGGAGCGGGTCAAGATTTTGCTCGAATATATGAGCCGGCATCACGACAACTTGGCCGCCATCATGGACGAATATGAAGAGAGCGTGTCCGAAAGCATTTTGGACACGTGGTTCATGTACGTGCACAAAGAGTGCGATCTGACGCCGTTTTTCGATGCCAACCTTGGTTCGGATATGACGGCCCAGCAGGTTATCAAGGTTGCCATGGAGCTCGACCAGTGCCTCCTGGAAACCTATGAAGCTATGTTGCAGAACGAAATTCCTGACAATGTCAGCGAAGTCTTCCAGAACATGCTTGAAATGGAAAAACAAGAAAAGATAGCTCTGGCCAAAGATGCACTCATGATTGAAGATATGTAA
- a CDS encoding sigma-54-dependent Fis family transcriptional regulator: MSAQQTFHFNIMEIQSLILEMGEQRSTSTLFPLIVKRLFQFEEISLVRIWLIDNGDICSSCLMINECERNDKCLHLVASAGCSSCDRSADWSRLDGKFKRFPMGVRKVGHIAATGKPIVVESISEDSKWIADQDWAKKEGINGFAGQPMQFHDKILGVLAIFTKTRITPPALAVLNIITNHAATALVNARAFEKIEELTTQLAAENNYLREELQGVASHGGFIGRSAALERMIQQIDLVAPTQANVLIQGESGTGKELVARELHQRSERRNKPLIKVNCASIPKELFASEFFGHVKGAYTGAHTNREGKFGAAHHGTLFLDEIGEIPLGLQAQLLRVLQEGEYERVGEEKVRKVDARIIAATNRDLQKEVEEGRFREDLYFRLNVFPIIVPPLRTRKEDIAPLANHFLKYFLATMNRPSLLFTPEQISQLVEYDWPGNIRELQNIVERFAISSAVDSAQLELLHGKAKPTQIPSHICSSDMLEPLLTEDEMIRLQINNIGKDLERCNGKIYGEDGAAALLGLKPTTLATRIKKFKIQRTKRIG, translated from the coding sequence ATGTCTGCTCAACAAACATTCCATTTTAATATTATGGAAATACAGTCACTTATCTTAGAAATGGGAGAACAGAGATCGACGAGTACACTCTTCCCTCTCATTGTAAAACGACTTTTCCAATTTGAAGAAATTTCTCTTGTGAGGATATGGCTTATAGACAATGGAGATATTTGTTCATCGTGTCTTATGATTAATGAATGTGAACGCAATGACAAATGCCTACATCTAGTGGCCAGTGCGGGGTGCTCTTCTTGTGATCGTTCTGCAGACTGGTCCCGCTTGGACGGAAAATTTAAAAGGTTTCCTATGGGTGTTAGAAAAGTCGGACACATTGCTGCAACAGGAAAGCCCATTGTCGTGGAATCAATATCGGAAGATTCAAAATGGATAGCGGATCAGGATTGGGCAAAGAAGGAAGGGATCAATGGATTTGCTGGGCAACCAATGCAATTTCACGATAAGATTCTTGGTGTATTGGCTATTTTCACTAAAACTCGAATTACTCCGCCTGCTTTAGCTGTCTTAAATATTATTACAAATCATGCGGCTACAGCACTTGTGAATGCCCGTGCCTTTGAAAAAATAGAAGAACTAACAACGCAACTTGCAGCGGAAAACAATTATTTACGTGAGGAATTGCAAGGAGTTGCGTCCCATGGTGGATTTATAGGCCGCAGTGCAGCACTGGAAAGAATGATTCAACAGATTGACTTAGTGGCCCCGACTCAAGCCAACGTCCTTATTCAAGGCGAGTCTGGAACAGGAAAAGAGCTTGTTGCACGAGAACTGCACCAACGAAGTGAACGAAGAAATAAACCCCTCATTAAAGTCAATTGCGCATCAATTCCCAAAGAACTTTTTGCCAGTGAATTTTTTGGCCATGTAAAGGGAGCGTATACAGGAGCACACACCAATCGGGAGGGAAAGTTTGGGGCAGCTCATCACGGAACTCTTTTCCTTGATGAAATAGGTGAAATTCCGCTTGGACTGCAAGCTCAATTACTTCGAGTTCTTCAAGAAGGTGAGTACGAACGAGTCGGCGAAGAAAAAGTGCGCAAAGTGGACGCTCGAATTATTGCGGCAACGAATCGGGATTTGCAAAAAGAAGTAGAAGAAGGACGATTTCGTGAAGATCTATATTTTCGTCTCAATGTTTTTCCCATCATTGTGCCACCACTTCGAACGAGAAAAGAGGACATAGCTCCTTTGGCAAATCATTTTCTCAAGTATTTTTTAGCGACCATGAATCGGCCATCTCTTTTGTTTACACCGGAACAAATTTCTCAGCTCGTTGAGTACGACTGGCCTGGGAATATCCGAGAACTCCAAAATATTGTGGAACGCTTTGCCATTTCATCTGCAGTAGACTCAGCGCAGCTCGAACTTCTTCACGGGAAAGCCAAGCCCACTCAAATTCCTTCACATATTTGCTCATCTGACATGTTAGAACCTCTTTTGACTGAAGACGAAATGATCCGACTGCAGATTAACAACATCGGAAAAGATTTAGAACGATGTAACGGTAAAATATATGGAGAAGATGGTGCTGCAGCTTTATTAGGATTAAAGCCAACAACCCTTGCTACACGAATTAAAAAATTCAAGATACAAAGAACAAAAAGGATAGGATGA
- a CDS encoding AmiS/UreI family transporter: MTTALLVVIAVMWIPVALLNIGKGEAKGTGAVSGLVGLVVIIGATIQAAVFNDAFTSALLYAHGILYCCVAYALLVGLEDLRSVGNVSLAVAIISFIYMALFYTGGPVMEDGKQLVAPSNYLAMACLGYFILTFEVWLAFHGKLKPHVVAWSLLLWVPIGLWIPAFWLMASGTLPF; the protein is encoded by the coding sequence ATGACGACGGCTTTACTCGTAGTAATTGCGGTAATGTGGATTCCTGTTGCGCTTTTAAACATTGGAAAAGGGGAAGCAAAAGGAACAGGGGCTGTATCCGGCCTCGTCGGTCTCGTTGTCATCATTGGGGCGACTATTCAAGCCGCGGTCTTCAATGATGCATTCACATCGGCTTTGTTATATGCACACGGTATTCTGTATTGTTGCGTTGCATATGCACTCTTGGTTGGATTGGAAGATTTACGATCGGTAGGGAATGTCAGTTTAGCTGTTGCTATTATTTCTTTCATTTACATGGCTCTTTTCTACACAGGTGGGCCTGTGATGGAAGATGGCAAACAGTTGGTTGCGCCGAGCAACTATCTTGCCATGGCTTGTTTGGGATATTTCATTTTGACATTTGAGGTGTGGTTGGCATTTCACGGCAAGTTGAAACCGCATGTCGTGGCCTGGTCATTGTTATTGTGGGTGCCTATTGGTCTGTGGATTCCCGCGTTTTGGCTCATGGCTTCCGGGACGCTTCCATTCTAA
- a CDS encoding MraY family glycosyltransferase, whose protein sequence is MTTLFFITFCISCTVTLFTLDYARKRLIDIPVLRSSHTIPTPRGGGLGIVVATLISTLSMYIAGQLNASTAFPVLIGGTALACVGFIDDHRQLSVISRLIVQCSAASILVALSLPPFSSILMFIPCLFCAVWLFNLSNFMDGIDGLATCEAITVCLGIILIAVVHGSTVPCLAVITIAASAGFLIFNLPPARIFMGDVGSVFLGAIYALFLFNPPNGVSTASVLILLAVFITDSTITLVVRIKNKARWTQPHRSHAYQHLAQRTSHGFATTAISAINIFWLTPLAVFATHIPHLSIPLTLLAYIPIVICVRQLNAGYANDTIHQNKVLMNEGRNQLK, encoded by the coding sequence ATGACTACACTTTTTTTTATTACGTTTTGTATTTCATGCACCGTCACATTGTTCACCCTAGATTATGCGCGAAAACGCCTTATAGACATCCCCGTATTGCGCAGCTCGCATACTATTCCGACGCCGCGCGGGGGTGGACTTGGCATTGTTGTCGCAACGCTTATCAGTACCTTAAGTATGTATATTGCTGGGCAATTAAATGCATCCACCGCGTTTCCAGTGCTCATTGGAGGAACAGCTTTGGCGTGCGTTGGATTTATTGACGATCATCGCCAGCTCTCTGTTATAAGCCGGCTCATTGTTCAATGCAGTGCGGCCAGTATTCTTGTTGCGCTCTCCCTTCCTCCATTCTCTTCTATTCTCATGTTCATTCCGTGTCTGTTCTGCGCGGTCTGGCTCTTCAATCTCTCGAATTTCATGGACGGAATCGATGGGTTGGCCACATGTGAAGCCATAACAGTTTGTCTGGGCATCATTCTTATAGCCGTTGTGCATGGCTCTACCGTGCCGTGTCTGGCCGTTATCACTATAGCGGCATCCGCTGGTTTCCTTATTTTCAATCTTCCGCCCGCCCGAATTTTCATGGGAGATGTCGGCAGCGTTTTTCTTGGAGCAATCTATGCACTCTTTCTTTTCAATCCGCCGAACGGCGTTTCAACAGCATCCGTGCTTATATTGCTCGCAGTATTCATCACCGACAGCACCATTACCCTTGTCGTGCGTATCAAAAACAAGGCTCGCTGGACACAACCACATCGTAGTCACGCCTATCAACACCTCGCTCAACGCACGTCCCATGGGTTTGCAACCACAGCAATCAGCGCCATAAATATCTTCTGGTTAACGCCTCTCGCAGTATTTGCAACCCATATTCCCCACCTCTCCATACCACTGACACTCCTTGCCTACATCCCCATCGTGATATGTGTTCGACAACTCAATGCTGGATACGCAAATGATACCATCCACCAAAACAAAGTTTTGATGAATGAAGGCAGAAATCAGTTGAAATAA
- a CDS encoding glycosyltransferase family 4 protein produces MRLLLVNYEYPPLGGGAGNATRFFSKELVQLGCQVCVLTSAFGDLPSQEQTDGFEVIRIPTWRKHADRCTPVEMLAFTTSALWRVKTITTTFRPDVCLSFFGIPCGPVGLALKWRFHVPYAVLLRGGDVPGFQPRELALFHRLTGPCIRFLWHQANAVIANSTGLRDLALSSAPDVSIDIVENGVDGQLFSPVISHNEDTKPENYSPVNVLSVGRLTHQKGMDIALRALAECAKTLSTPWRFTIVGDGPKRAELEALAIQLGIAENITFYGWASRNELPDIYRQADLFVFSSRDEGMSNAVLEAMASGLPVIATRIAGNEELIDSERSGLLVEKDDIPELSHALARCIENRQMRLRMGKTARQRTEELYTWNAAAKKLLHICQRLQTSNNHKLD; encoded by the coding sequence ATGCGTCTTCTGCTCGTCAATTATGAATACCCTCCGCTTGGAGGCGGAGCCGGAAATGCCACCCGATTTTTCAGCAAAGAGCTTGTTCAACTCGGTTGCCAGGTCTGTGTTCTCACCAGCGCATTCGGCGATCTTCCTTCACAAGAGCAGACTGATGGATTTGAGGTCATACGCATTCCCACATGGAGAAAACACGCTGATCGCTGCACTCCTGTTGAAATGCTTGCATTTACAACTTCAGCGTTGTGGCGAGTAAAGACCATAACAACGACATTCCGTCCCGATGTCTGTTTGAGCTTTTTTGGCATCCCGTGCGGCCCGGTTGGTCTTGCTCTCAAGTGGCGTTTCCATGTCCCCTACGCCGTCCTCTTACGCGGAGGTGATGTTCCTGGCTTTCAACCTCGGGAATTGGCGTTGTTTCATCGTCTTACCGGCCCCTGTATCCGATTTCTCTGGCACCAAGCCAATGCCGTCATAGCCAATAGTACGGGGCTGCGAGATTTGGCACTCTCCTCTGCTCCTGATGTATCTATCGATATTGTGGAAAATGGGGTGGATGGACAGCTCTTCTCTCCTGTCATCTCGCACAATGAGGATACGAAACCTGAAAACTATAGCCCGGTCAATGTGCTCAGTGTCGGCCGATTAACGCACCAAAAGGGGATGGATATCGCACTGCGCGCTCTGGCCGAATGTGCCAAGACCCTTTCTACGCCATGGCGTTTTACCATTGTCGGCGACGGCCCCAAACGTGCCGAGCTCGAAGCACTCGCCATTCAACTCGGTATTGCCGAAAATATTACCTTTTATGGCTGGGCATCTCGGAACGAACTCCCCGATATCTATCGTCAAGCTGATCTCTTTGTCTTTTCTTCACGCGACGAGGGAATGTCCAATGCAGTTTTGGAAGCGATGGCGTCGGGGTTGCCGGTCATTGCAACGCGTATTGCTGGCAACGAAGAACTCATTGATTCAGAACGAAGTGGATTGCTTGTCGAGAAAGATGATATTCCAGAACTCAGTCACGCCTTAGCGCGGTGCATTGAAAACCGTCAGATGCGGCTACGAATGGGCAAGACTGCCAGGCAACGCACGGAAGAATTATATACGTGGAATGCTGCAGCTAAAAAACTCCTGCATATATGTCAACGCCTTCAGACGTCCAATAACCACAAATTGGACTAA
- a CDS encoding ABC transporter substrate-binding protein, with translation MRIVGIFMLFCVCVWPHSVVLAQDSVKLGVIAAKTGDASSSNADLFLAARYAADQINATGGLLGKLVKVLEFDNQSTAIGSVKAAKQAVDAGVDVVIGASWSSHSMAMAPVLQQAGIPMISPISTNPDVTLLGNYIFRVCYTDPFQGSVMAKFARETLHAKTAVILVNVSRKYSLGLADFFEKDFVELGGVVLWRGEFLLDVTNYAELLNKTKELDPDVLYIPGDYRDSAYIIKQARHMTLRAVIMGGDAFGLRLYSLAGPAAEGVYYTTHWHKDSSNPVSQRFVKQFEATHGPILQTTIPLTYDAVMVYAHAVKQAGTTERAAVRQALAETTGFHGVTGDITFNADGDPVKSAVIATLQNGKVEFIKNVLP, from the coding sequence ATGCGTATTGTCGGCATCTTCATGCTTTTTTGTGTCTGCGTGTGGCCTCATTCCGTGGTTTTGGCGCAAGACTCTGTTAAGCTGGGGGTGATCGCCGCCAAAACGGGAGATGCATCCTCATCGAACGCTGACTTGTTTTTAGCTGCCCGGTATGCTGCCGACCAAATCAACGCGACCGGAGGATTACTCGGAAAACTCGTCAAAGTCTTGGAGTTCGATAACCAAAGCACCGCCATCGGATCAGTAAAAGCCGCGAAACAAGCCGTTGACGCCGGGGTTGATGTTGTCATTGGAGCTTCGTGGAGTTCCCATTCCATGGCGATGGCTCCTGTGTTGCAACAGGCTGGTATTCCGATGATCAGCCCTATTTCCACCAACCCCGATGTCACTCTGCTGGGAAATTATATTTTTCGTGTATGCTATACCGATCCGTTTCAGGGAAGTGTTATGGCCAAATTTGCCCGTGAAACATTGCATGCGAAAACCGCAGTAATTTTAGTCAATGTAAGTCGGAAGTATAGTCTGGGGCTGGCTGATTTTTTTGAGAAGGACTTTGTTGAACTTGGTGGTGTCGTGTTGTGGCGTGGAGAATTTCTTCTTGATGTCACGAATTATGCCGAACTCCTGAACAAAACGAAGGAATTGGACCCAGATGTTCTGTATATTCCAGGTGATTACCGTGACTCTGCCTATATCATAAAACAAGCACGACACATGACATTACGCGCAGTGATCATGGGAGGAGACGCTTTTGGGCTGCGTCTTTATTCGTTGGCTGGTCCAGCCGCCGAAGGTGTGTATTATACGACGCATTGGCATAAAGATAGCTCGAATCCCGTTTCTCAACGCTTTGTTAAACAGTTCGAAGCAACGCATGGGCCTATACTACAAACAACGATACCGCTGACCTATGATGCTGTCATGGTATACGCCCATGCAGTCAAGCAGGCGGGGACAACGGAGAGGGCCGCCGTACGTCAGGCTTTAGCTGAAACAACAGGATTTCATGGTGTTACTGGCGATATTACTTTTAATGCTGATGGAGACCCCGTCAAATCGGCTGTCATCGCCACACTTCAAAATGGAAAGGTTGAATTTATTAAAAATGTTCTTCCATGA